One window from the genome of Pieris napi chromosome 12, ilPieNapi1.2, whole genome shotgun sequence encodes:
- the LOC125054548 gene encoding uncharacterized protein LOC125054548: MICILLLFFVCVNSLNQNVTCPYITPREVDLKELDGKWHIAAVATDLEIEGECATILFNHKSNNTTDVSISWIVNNSVSFYNGSVALTVDDSGGDLLLVTYTDQKSETYSILDVNYEHYAVIFACYNNSDGNSSTYELWKLTRMPHVKKMDATKIDQAIANYKLEETPLLHFNNTEDTCRINSGSLLSPASLILTSTAAITLFRRLY, from the exons ATGatctgtattttattgttgttcTTTGTTTGCGTTAACAGTTTGAATCAAAATGTTACCTGTCCATATATTACTCCTAGGGAAGTAGATTTAAAAGAG TTAGATGGAAAATGGCACATAGCAGCAGTTGcaacagatttagaaatagAAGGAGAATGCGCGACCATCCTCTTTAATCATAAAAGCAACAACACGACGGACGTGTCAATCAGTTGGATTGTAAACAACTCAGTTAGCTTCTACAATGGGTCTGTGGCTTTGACTGTAGATGACAGCGGTGGTGACTTGTTGCTAGTAACCTACACGG ATCAGAAATCAGAAACGTATTCAATATTGGATGTAAATTACGAGCACTATGCGGTAATATTTGCATGTTACAACAATTCAGATGGAAACAGCAGTACTT ATGAACTATGGAAACTCACAAGAATGCCCCATGTGAAGAAAATGGATGCAACAAAAATCGACCAAGCGATTGCCAATTACAAGTTGGAGGAAACGCCCTTATTACACTTTAATAATACAGAAGATACGTGCAGAATTAATAGCGGGAGCCTTTTAAGTCCTGCTTCATTGATTCTTACGTCTACAGCTGCTATCACACTGTTTAGGcggttatattaa
- the LOC125054547 gene encoding lopap-like has translation MYKNIVILFLFKIVQSQILQFGNCSNITTMDYFQIDKFLGKWYVIEQYPVWYEEDGHCAFKVFELCERRVRIQSGYVKDKIQYIVTVNSTYYSGDDAIFEIEKNNIDPVGVPLSVITTDYANYSLLYGCRVNENLQLKYMTAWILSRSLTLSPDILETAYRELNAIPDASSGYLQTVDHNESKCAYQWTAEIHAVNTSTND, from the exons ATGTACaaaaacattgttattttatttttgttcaaaattgTTCAGTCACAAATCCTTCAGTTCGGAAATTGTTCGAATATCACCACTATGGATTATTTCCAAATTGATAaa TTCCTTGGAAAGTGGTATGTCATAGAACAATACCCAGTTTGGTATGAAGAAGATGGTCACTGTGCATTCAAAGTATTTGAACTGTGTGAACGTCGGGTCAGGATTCAGAGCGGATATGTCAAGgacaaaatacaatacatagTTACTGTTAATAGCACATATTATTCTGGCGATGACGCTATCTTTGAAATAGAAAAGAATAATATAG ACCCAGTCGGCGTGCCGTTGTCTGTTATAACAACAGATTATGCGAATTACTCTCTGCTTTACGGCTGCAGAGTGAACGAGAATTTGCAATTGAAATaca TGACAGCTTGGATTCTATCGCGTAGTTTAACATTATCACCGGATATTCTTGAAACTGCATACAGAGAACTGAATGCCATACCGGATGCCAGCTCAGGCTATTTGCAAACTGTAGATCATAATGAATCAAAATGTGCCTACCAATGGACTGCTGAAATACATGCAGTTAATACAAGTACCAATGATTAA